In a single window of the Nilaparvata lugens isolate BPH chromosome 1, ASM1435652v1, whole genome shotgun sequence genome:
- the LOC111045867 gene encoding serine protease 27 — MIQFTSILLLAAIREASPQFSSSWSFRNGGFPKFPPSKPSPQWNSHSLQCGTRSVSHQPLRTGGATAKIVGGSAANYGAYPWQVEIQAYRPEKRKFEHHCGGAVVGERVVLTAAHCITNLEHADKIRLIVGKHDLNQKDHHERSFKAEKTIIHPQFRKMGPHSNDIALIKVKAVNDNGFTFNSHVQPICLPEEDSQIAGVGEWCTVTGWGAQKPEDLESLSGVLKAASVPLLDLSTCRQSGVYGGRVQSILDSMLCAGPLEGGVDACGGDSGGPLACQVDGHFILTGVVSWGDGCAKKNRPGVYTRVAHFTPWIHETLHKLGA, encoded by the exons ATGATTCAATTCACAAGCATTCTCCTCTTAGCAGCCATAAGGGAAGCTTCCCCACAATTCAGTTCCA GCTGGAGCTTCCGCAATGGAGGATTTCCGAAATTTCCACCGTCCAAGCCAAGTCCGCAATGGAACTCGCATTCGCTGCAGTGCGGCACCCGATCGGTCAGCCATCAACCCCTCCGCACCGGTGGAGCCACCGCTAAGATTGTTGGAGGATCAGCTGCCAACTACGGTGCTTACCCATGGCAG GTTGAGATTCAAGCCTACCGACCAGAAAAAAGGAAATTCGAGCACCATTGCGGAGGGGCGGTGGTGGGGGAGCGCGTCGTACTGACAGCCGCCCACTGCATCACCAACCTCGAGCATGCTGACAAGATTCGCCTCATCGTCGGTAAGCACGACCTCAATCAGAAAGATCACCATGAAAGGTCGTTCAAGGCTGAAAAAACTATCATCCATCCACAGTTCAGGAAGA TGGGACCACATAGCAACGACATAGCTCTGATCAAAGTGAAAGCAGTGAATGACAATGGATTCACCTTCAATTCGCACGTGCAGCCCATTTGCTTACCAGAAGAAGACTCTCAGATCGCAGGAGTCGGCGAATGGTGTACAGTTACCGGGTGGGGCGCTCAGAAAC CCGAGGACTTGGAGAGTCTGTCGGGGGTACTAAAGGCAGCGTCTGTGCCTCTGCTGGACCTGTCGACGTGCCGGCAGTCAGGAGTGTACGGCGGCAGAGTGCAGTCCATATTGGACAGCATGCTTTGCGCCGGCCCTCTTGAGGGAGGGGTGGATGCCTGTGGGGGCGACTCGGGGGGACCTCTCGCTTGTCAAGTTGACG gGCATTTCATATTGACTGGAGTGGTGTCTTGGGGAGATGGCTGTGCGAAGAAAAATCGGCCCGGTGTGTACACACGAGTGGCTCACTTCACTCCATGGATCCACGAGACTCTCCACAAGTTGGGAGCCTAA